A genomic region of Miscanthus floridulus cultivar M001 chromosome 3, ASM1932011v1, whole genome shotgun sequence contains the following coding sequences:
- the LOC136543248 gene encoding uncharacterized protein, which translates to MSKPRATWNSRYEKGLVDIMRDHVNIPLFRGQNGWSGEGWRSISEKFTQMYPLARLTKQQLQEKEKELKGSWKAIHVALKDSGVGWNDSLAMVIAEPEKWKKLINDNGKWLGSRRSRFLYMKIVRHCMLEELGWTWTSLSLNRKRSVATGDLNFTSTEHLQPAPLVPIAAPAALATPAAPAAPVAVSDSTSPGATFDGLDVPSARNEAQFAPSNQDSMQGASSGRKHKQSHIGAAIDGFVQFKKMQTSKTMEALNEKKKQDEAFSVDKCLDEVDAMELIDVETAYVMNIFKSEIDREVFMKMKNKNVLLSVEAMLVEAILAETMFELRRYQLTELSSTV; encoded by the exons ATGTCGAAGCCAAGGGCTACatggaactctagatatgagaaAGGGCTTGTTGACATTATGAGGGACCATGTGAACATCCCCTTGTTCAGGGGTCAGAatggatggagtggagagggTTGGAGAAGTATCTCAGAGAAGTTTACCCAAATGTATCCTTTAGCACGCTTAACAAAGCAGCAGCTACAAGAGAAGGAAAAGGAGCTAAAGGGCAGCTGGAAGGCGATACATGTAGCGTTAAAGGATAGTGGTGTTGGTTGGAATGACTCATTGGCCATGGTCATTGCGGAACCGGAAAAATGGAAGAAACTGATAAAT GATAATGGAAAATGGCTAGGTTCTAGAAGAAGCCGTTTCCTTTATATGAAGATTGTACGTCATTGTATGCTG GAAGAGTTAGGCTGGACGTGGACGTCCCTGTCCTTGAACAGGAAGA GAAGTGTTGCTACAGGAGATCTAAACTTCACATCAACTGAGCACTTGCAGCCTGCTCCTCTTGTTCCTATTGCTGCTCCGGCTGCTCTGGCTACTCCAGCTGCTCCTGCTGCTCCTGTTGCAGTGTCTGATAGCACAAGTCCAGGTGCTACTTTTGATGGGCTAGACGTCCCAAGTGCACGCAATGAAGCTCAGTTTGCACCTTCCAATCAAGATTCTATGCAAGGAGCGAGTAGTGGGAGAAAACATAAGCAGAGTCACATTGGTGCTGCTATTGATGGTTTTGTGCAGTTTAAGAAGATGCAAACAAGTAAAACAATGGAAGCACTCAATGAAAAGAAGAAACAAGACGAAGCATTTTCAGTCGACAAGTGTCTCGATGAAGTTGATGCAATGGAACTTATTGATGTGGAGACGGCGTATGTTATGAATATCTTCAAATCTGAGATTGACAGGGAGGTATTCatgaaaatgaaaaacaaaaatgtTC TGCTATCTGTGGAGGCAATGTTGGTGGAGGCAATATTGGCAGAGACAATGTTTGAATTGAGAAGATATCAG TTAACTGAGTTATCATCTACTGTTTGA